A single window of Nicotiana sylvestris chromosome 5, ASM39365v2, whole genome shotgun sequence DNA harbors:
- the LOC138869063 gene encoding uncharacterized protein — translation MITSLSTNVPLVEALEQMPGYAKSIKDLVTKKRSMDCETIKMTHQVSAIVHSMAPKLEDPGAFTIPCTIGSTNFAKPLRDLGESINLIPYSIFKTLGIGKPRATSMRLQMADKTMKRSLGIVDDVLVRVDKFILPADFMILDCEVDATLAVLQKWRKAIGWTLADIRGICPAFYMHKIILEDNANPSLEHQ, via the exons atgataacGAGCTTATCAACTAATGTGCCGTTAGTGGaggctctagaacaaatgccAGGGTACGCTAAGTCTATaaaagacttggtgacaaagaaaagatccatggattgtgagaccatcaagatgacccaccaagttagtgcaatagtgcactcgatggctccgaagctagaagatcccggcgctttcaccattccttgcaccattgggagtacAAACTTTGCAAAACCTCTACGTGATTTAGgggaaagtatcaacttgatACCTTACTCTATTTTTAAGACTTTAGGTATTGGGAAACCTAGGGCTACttcaatgagattgcaaatggcggataaaACTATGAAGAGGTCGCTTGGTATTGTAGATGATGTCCTTGTTAGGGTGGACAAGTTCATTTTGCCAGCTGATTttatgatcttggattgtgag gtagatgccacattggcggtgctccaaaaatggaggaaggcaattggatggactttagctgatattcggggaatatgCCCCGCCTTTTATATGCATAAGATTATTCTTGAAGATAATGCAaatccctccttggaacatcaatag